From a region of the Stegostoma tigrinum isolate sSteTig4 chromosome 25, sSteTig4.hap1, whole genome shotgun sequence genome:
- the LOC132210973 gene encoding mucin-2-like: MIQVMRMDCVYISFPSIESTSTSGTTTTASSTASSTTGELTPFSLKNKPPQQSQQQLLAQPLAPQLVSTDDVCKNCKALDTSEVMESSPPVCAVESFSLVMIQFMCRDCDYISFSSIETTSTSGTTTTASSTASSTTEESATTTGTGTTAETTAISKAVRTSTRTTTAPTTTPGSTSTSTTEETTSATESATTAPSTSSSITEQTSTTVSATTPGATTGSTTETTSTSGTTTTASSTASSTTEESATTTGTGTTAETTAISTAVRTSTRTTTAPTTTPGSTSTSTTEETTSTTVSATTAPSTSSSITEQTSTTVSATTPGATTGSTTETTSTSGTTTTASSTASSATEESATTTGTGTTAETTAISTAVRTSTRTTTAPTTTPGSTSTSTTEETTSTTVSATTAPSTSSSITEQTSTTVSATTPGSTTGSTTETTSTSGTTTTASSTASSTTEQTSTTVSATTPGSTTGSTTESTSTSGTTTTASSTASSTTGELTPFSLKNKPPQQSQQQLLAQPLAPQLVSTDDVCKNCKALDTSEVMESSPPVCAVESFSLVMIQFMCRDCDYISFSSIETTSTSGTTTTASSTASSTTEESATTTGTGTTAETTAISTAVRTSTRTTTAPTTTPGSTSTSTTEETTSTTVSATTAPSTSSSITEQTSTTVSATTPGSTTGSTTETTSPSGTTTTASSTASSTTGEFSPFSFNNKPPQQSQQQLLAQPLAPQLVSTDDVCKNCKALDTSELMESSPPVR; this comes from the exons AACAAACCTCCACAACAGTCTCAGCAACAACTCCTGGCTCAACCACTGGCTCCACAACTGGTGAGTACCGATGATGTCTGTAAGAATTGCAAAGCCTTAGATaccagtgaagtgatggaatCTTCACCTCCTGTTTG TGCTGTTGAATCTTTCTCTTTGGTCATGATTCAGTTTATGTGTCGAGATTGTGATTACATTTCCTTTTCTTCAATAGAAACCACATCAACATCAGGGACGACCACCACAGCCAGTTCTACTGCCAGCTCCACAACTG AAGAATCAGCTACAACAACAGGGACAGGTACCACAGCTGAGACGACTGCCATTTCCAAAGCTG taAGAACATCAACAAGAACAACAACAGCGCCTACAACTACACCTGGCTCCACCAGTACCTCAACAACAG AAGAAACCACTTCAGCAACAGAGTCCGCCACTACAGCACCGTCTACCTCCAGTTCCATAACTG AACAAACCTCCACAACAGTCTCAGCAACAACTCCTGGCGCAACCACTGGCTCCACGACTG AAACCACATCAACATCAGGGACGACCACCACAGCCAGTTCTACTGCCAGCTCCACAACTG AAGAATCAGCTACAACAACAGGGACAGGTACCACAGCTGAGACGACTGCCATTTCCACAGCTG taAGAACATCAACAAGAACAACAACAGCGCCTACAACTACACCTGGCTCCACCAGTACCTCAACAACAG AAGAAACCACTTCAACAACAGTATCCGCCACTACAGCACCGTCTACTTCCAGTTCCATAACTG AACAAACCTCCACAACAGTCTCAGCAACAACTCCTGGCGCAACCACTGGCTCCACGACTG AAACCACATCAACATCAGGGACGACCACCACAGCCAGTTCTACTGCCAGCTCCGCAACTG AAGAATCAGCTACAACAACAGGGACAGGTACCACAGCTGAGACGACTGCCATTTCCACAGCTG taAGAACATCAACAAGAACAACAACAGCGCCTACAACTACACCTGGCTCCACCAGTACCTCAACAACAG AAGAAACCACTTCAACAACAGTATCCGCCACTACAGCACCGTCTACTTCCAGTTCCATAACTG AACAAACTTCCACAACAGTCTCAGCAACAACTCCTGGCTCAACCACTGGCTCCACAACTG AAACCACATCAACATCAGGGACGACCACCACAGCCAGTTCTACTGCCAGCTCCACAACTG AACAAACCTCCACAACAGTCTCAGCAACAACTCCTGGCTCAACCACTGGCTCCACAACTG AAAGCACATCAACATCAGGGACAACCACCACAGCCAGTTCTACTGCCAGCTCCACAACTGGTGAGTTGACTCCATTTTCATTAAAG AACAAACCTCCACAACAGTCTCAGCAACAACTCCTGGCTCAACCACTGGCTCCACAACTGGTGAGTACCGACGATGTCTGTAAGAATTGCAAGGCCTTAGATaccagtgaagtgatggaatCTTCACCTCCTGTTTG TGCTGTTGAATCTTTCTCATTGGTCATGATTCAGTTTATGTGTCGAGATTGTGATTACATTTCCTTTTCTTCAATAGAAACCACATCAACATCAGGGACGACCACCACAGCCAGTTCTACTGCCAGCTCCACAACTG AAGAATCAGCTACAACAACAGGGACAGGTACCACAGCTGAGACGACTGCCATTTCCACAGCTG taAGAACATCAACAAGAACAACAACAGCGCCTACAACTACACCTGGCTCCACCAGTACCTCAACAACAG AAGAAACCACTTCAACAACAGTATCCGCCACTACAGCACCGTCTACTTCCAGTTCCATAACTG AACAAACTTCCACAACAGTCTCAGCAACAACTCCTGGCTCAACCACTGGCTCCACAACTG AAACCACATCACCATCAGGGACGACCACAACAGCCAGTTCTACTGCCAGCTCCACAACTGGTGAGTTTAGTCCTTTTTCATTTAAC AACAAACCTCCACAACAGTCTCAGCAACAACTCCTGGCTCAACCACTGGCTCCACAACTGGTGAGTACCGATGATGTCTGTAAGAATTGCAAGGCCTTAGATACCAGTGAATTGATGGAATCTTCACCTCCTGTTCGGTAA